A stretch of DNA from Manihot esculenta cultivar AM560-2 chromosome 7, M.esculenta_v8, whole genome shotgun sequence:
ttataatttttgtgaataataatattacaaaaatttaataaatatataaaataaaaattttaagatttcaCATAGTACAATTAGTTTCGAgagaatcaaaatataaataagaattGAGATCATCATATCTCTAcgtattattatttcatttaattatgaTTAGTGAATTAGACTGAATgcttatttaaagaaaatttattatttatttttgaaaatattgttattattaacgaCCGTCTATTTTTAtcactaaaaatataataaaatattaaattttcttttttttctttttttaagggagaaaaaaattattttattgacggatagaaaaaataaatacgttttaataaatttgaaaaaaaataagaatattttaataaatttttaaaaatataaaaactgactTATTAATGCCAAAATTTAGAAACTAAATAAGAGAGTTTATCTGagaataaaattagattttaaaaatattctctcttatttttatctatttttaatgaataaaaaagagaataaaaaaattttttttttgacggagaaaaaaattttttaatatatttttaaaaaatataatatgactcatgaaattattaattatcttattaattatttaacaaaatttaGAGCGATAAACCCATTTAACCATGAATACTAAATTTAGAGGGCAATAATTGTTACACTcaaaaatactattttaaagATGAATGATTGAATATTGTGATATTGGAATTATGAGAGAGTATAGAACACAAGACAATTGAGTTTTGTTTTGTATACAAAACATAGTAAGATGTCTGATGTAAAGAAGATGCCATTATTGAAGAATTTGAAGACCTTCAATAAACAATGAGCTAAAAACTTCCATTTGATTCTTAGGCAGAGCTATTCCAACTTCAATTCCACCCTTAAAATCTCTACTTTCAGTAAGTGAAATAGCTCTGCTCCTATCAATTGAAATTTCCTCTATCTTCTTAGGCCTCCCCCACCCAAAATCAGTTTCATAAAAATCCAATTTAGGTGATCCAAAAATCATAACATGAACCTCTAATTCAAACATTTTCTTCCAATCCCAAATCCATCTTTCTGCTTCAAACAACATCTCTTTATCCAATTTCTTGATCATGTTTCCAATCACATTTGCAGCCACAATGATTCCATCTTCTCCTTTCAATTCTCCCCTAGTTGCTATTGATCTACCAAATCCTACACAATTACCAAAATATGATGTGGGTACTGGATAGTCGAACCGGGTCAAACCACCTGCAATAAATCCAAAGTAATTTGGCTCATCATCGGAATAGTGATGATTTTCGGGTTGACTCGTTTGGGTTTGGGTTTTCACTAAACAAACCCATATAAAAGAACAGGTTAATACATATGGTGATAGATGGATAGGCTGTGGCTGAGACTTTTTCTTGCATTGACCAATAACCCATTTCTTGATCCTCTCCATATCTAATGAACTCACTACAAATGTGGATCTAACCATATTTGACAAATCTACATTGGTTTCAGTTCCAATAATCATTTCCTGTGAAGATTTTATCTTCCATAGTTCCTCCAAGAAAATCTCTTCAAGTCCATGTGAATCTTTTATCACAGACCTATCAAAAGATGGCAAGGAATTGATCAAGAAACAAGAATTTGCACAAAGTGAAGACCATGCCTTGATGAAGTTGTTGAATGTCCTCCCATCAGCAGCCACATGGTGATAAGCAAGCCCAATGCAAATACCCATATGAGGAAAAATTGTAACTTTCACTGCAAGTAAAGGAATAGCTCCACCACTAGTAGCCAACTCAGGCACGAGAGGATAAAACTCATGCACTTCTCTTCCATGATTACTAGTAAAACACCTGAAATCACCGTTAGATTCTGCAACAGAAAATGAAACACAGTCACCTTCATTGTAAACAATCTTGGGCATATTTGAATCATTTGAGGAAACAACAAGGTTTCCAAGAAAAGGGAAGAAATGCTTGAGagctagagagagagagagcttgaGATTGGGAAGAGTGGAGGAAATGAAGTGAGAGGTGGAGTGAGAGTATTCATAGAAGAAGAGAGGTTGGCATGGAGAGAAAAAAAGCCAAGGGATGTCAAAGAAAGTTAGAGGGAGAGTAGTTGGTGGAGATGAATTGGGCGGTGGAGAGACTTTGCAGAGCTCAAGAACTTTAGTAATGGAGGATTTTTCCATGGAGAGGTGGATGTGTCTAGCCTATAAAACAAAAGTACTTATGGAATTTCATGTTAGGTGAGTGCAGTTGTAGAGTATATAATTAAGGAAAATAATTAAGGGCAGGACCTTCAAAATATTTGCAACTtgacctatatatatatataaacttatcTTTAATGATAAACAATGTGGTGAACAAGTGCAAGGCACATTTTCCTCACTATCCCCCGTAAACTTTACTTAAATGATTAACTTATCTTTCATTCCCTTCGTTATTTAttctaatcgattcgatttaatttcaaatcaaattaaaattaaaaattaaaaaaaataaaattattatttatttggatcgaatcaaattgaaataattaagttaaattaaatcaaaaaatatcaatttaattttatttaatttctgattaacggaaattcaaataaattataaaaaccaAATAAAAAGCAATCTGTCAGTTGGCCCTCCTCCATCTAAGAGTAAAATCCACTCTTTCCGTTAACTCTTTTGCGACTTATCACCTGCGATCCATGGAATTGAGGCTTGAAAGGCTAAAAGGAGAGGCTTGAAACGCTGCAGACTTACGATGGAAGTCGACGGCTCACTATTCACATCAGTCCGAGATGCTCGACGAGATGGAGAGCAGGCTTTTAAGGCTCGACCTTACAGGCTTGACAAGATGGAAGAAGATGACTTTAATTGTGAAGGTTGGATGTCAGATGCTCAATCTCGACCAGATGGAGAAGTACCCGAAGTCGTCAACAAGATGAAACTCACGTCGCAAAGCATGAGGGTTGGATGCGGCAGTCAACATGGAGATTGGGAAGTGAAGATTTTTAATTGTCGAAGGAAGATGAGGTTTACTCGGTTAGGGGTTTTAGTATTTACGTCTAGGTTGGAGATTAGAGCTAGATTAAGTTAGGTTTAATTCTATGTTTTTGgttttgaatttgaattattgTTGGCTTTTGGCTGATTGGATTTGAAGATAGATAACTTTTTATTGTTTCAATTCTTTTGAGAGAAAAACTTCTAAATggcattttttataaaaaaaatttctaatttttataaaattaaaatttaaaaattaatatattaaattttaaaaataaaaataataatgatatgtcaaaaataaaaaataataatttttccaaaCATTTATTATACTATGCCTGTCTTGCAATGGATCCATCTAACTTTAAAATATTatggaaaaattattttgtagttCCTgatatttaacgtaattaatatttttatctctctattttggcaacccaacacttaagtccctcattttcttttctgtccaacttTGTAgttcttccgtccaaaatagccgtttgggacacgtgaattgacaaaattaacctcctccttcttcttcttcttcttcttcttcttcttcttcttcttcttcttcttcttcttcttcttctggaatttcacattgaaagaagggtgtttttgaaaaaaattatcacatctcacctttgactctttgaccaaacggtttaaatggatggaaggactacgaatttggacggaaggactacgaatttggacggaaaagCAAGTGAggaacttaagtgttgggtcgccaaaatagagggacagaagtgttaattacgttaaatctcagaactaaaaagtaaatttcctaaatattattattctctTAGCTAACCACCACCGCtggaaatgtttttttttttattttttatttttttatttaatttttcctcTTCAAGCGAAGCATCCCAATTCCCAAGCCCAATgacaatttaatatatataaatatagtcTTTGAAGCACATGGtgcaataaataatttatgacATGCATATATATAgttatttaatgaaaatattaaaattttataattattaatattaagtaCAAATGAATTTATGCTTagtacttttattattattttcaattttttatatgataaaatttttcaaaagtatgataaaatttaatttttgataattATATAGTTtgcgatttttaatttaaattatttattggttattttaatatattttaaattaaatattttgaccATGCATCTGttcttgaaaaaatatttttgagtttGCAAAATTTTTCACTTCGGTAAATATTACcgttaatattttgattttaaaaagttaactTGGAAAGTTTAGACCTCCGTCTCAAATGTTTTTAATTTGTCACTTGATTTAAgaagtttaaaataaattactatattATCCTAAAACTTTGTTAgacttataaattaaattggaaaattttgagtttatcgtataaaatttaaggatgagaaatttattatttaattttttggtattattattattaataaatcaattctcaattttaaaaaaattattaaaatatttttatttttttctattaataaaataatttttttatttaattctatttatttctaccattaaaaatagaataaaagattaaattactcttttttttctctttcacatttttttttcttctttaataaagagttagagaaaaaaaaaactattttataaatagagaaaaaaataataacattttaatagatttctaaaaatataaattttatttattaataatgacaatattcaaGTAGATTTAAtgatagtaaaattaaattttaaaattttttttacttgtttttatctatttttaatagaaaatatataaaaatactgttgatggagaaaaaataaatattttaataaatttttaaaaataaaaaaattcactcgttaataataataatactaatagttaatttaaaaatttagttgtaTCACTCTTACTTTTAATAGACTTATTattttatgtataaaaataaatatttggatggattaattaatttaatttagtatttGATTAGGTGTATATATAATTTTGGTGAGAgaaataaagtgaaaaaaatattattttaaatgtttatgtTAATTagataaaaacttaaaaatgaATATATTGTGATAAATTTAAACTGTCATGCAAAGCAAGGCTTAGTCTGATGGTAAGTGCATCCGGTTAAATCTGATAGATCTCAAGTTCGAATTCCCCAtcccccatttcaaaaaaaaaaaaaaaaaaactaaactgTCATGCAAAAATAAACACACAAACATGTCAaatatgttttttatttatcaaagattctcaattttaatttcgtaagcaaaattataaaattaattatctgaaaaaaataaaattgagtgGTTATAATAAATAACCACCaaataaatatgagagataTCAAATTCTACTCCTTCGAtctctatttaaaaataaaataataactactgataaaaattactaaacattttaatttataaatcaaaattataatacTTTTACCGATACACACTAacaaaatatcaaattataatttttataaatttcataaataaattttaatacttttaatttaatatttatttcgaTTACATATCAATATCatagttataatatttttattgatttatattttaatttcaattttcatacattaaacatgttttttttttatgttttcataatgataatagtaataataataaacaaagtgtggaaaattttagaaaaaatacgTTAAACatgttttttatatgttttcatcgtaataataataaacaaagtGTGAGccttagagaaaaaaaaagaaaaaaaaaaaagaagaagaaaggaaggagGCAGCCCAATTTGACCTCTTAGCGAGAGTAAGCGCACGCAAAAGTTTACCacttctaatttaaaattttttttataggaaattcataattatagaattttcttttttttttttccttttcatcaATCACCCTTTTGATCAGCGAAGGCATAAGGACTCTTAGATGACAGCGTTTTTAACAGAATTAGGAGCAAGTACAAGTTGTGCGGTTACATGTGATCCCGCAGGTCAAGTGGCGACAGAGAAGCAAAACCCACTGGGGTctgcaaatattttttttttttgaacatgCCATAATTTTTGCAGGCCTATTAGAGCACGTGACATGAAACACAAGCCCATAATTACACATTTAATCCAAACCCATTAATGCCCATAATgatattaatttttgaaaaaattatagaaattgatgatctgatgttaagaaaaataagattttataaGGTTTGAGTGAACTTAGTCTGAGAGGAGGGtcctcctctccttttattctttttctttgtctACCAGTGACGTATAACGGCCTCACTGCTATTAGGCCACCTGTTTCTGGCATACGGATACGGACATACGAGTATATCAAATCTctactccatgcgtaacggttatttaatttttcctggcacgcatgcggatggacccacTAGGTAAATGGGCTGGCTATCTTTTCTCCTCCGGACTGGACTGAAAGATGAGATTAGTACTGAAATTTAAGAGAGATCTGATCTTTGAACAAAAAGGACTGGACCGACCCGATTTAGAGACTTTAAAGGTAGTCTGGTCTTCAGACCGAGCTGGATGAACCTGATTCATGCGGGAGGTTTAAGAGTTTTCAAATAATGGACTGTTAACATGAATCAGACCTCAGACCGGAATggtgaaatccagcggtcatt
This window harbors:
- the LOC110618843 gene encoding anthocyanin 5-aromatic acyltransferase translates to MEKSSITKVLELCKVSPPPNSSPPTTLPLTFFDIPWLFFSPCQPLFFYEYSHSTSHFISSTLPNLKLSLSLALKHFFPFLGNLVVSSNDSNMPKIVYNEGDCVSFSVAESNGDFRCFTSNHGREVHEFYPLVPELATSGGAIPLLAVKVTIFPHMGICIGLAYHHVAADGRTFNNFIKAWSSLCANSCFLINSLPSFDRSVIKDSHGLEEIFLEELWKIKSSQEMIIGTETNVDLSNMVRSTFVVSSLDMERIKKWVIGQCKKKSQPQPIHLSPYVLTCSFIWVCLVKTQTQTSQPENHHYSDDEPNYFGFIAGGLTRFDYPVPTSYFGNCVGFGRSIATRGELKGEDGIIVAANVIGNMIKKLDKEMLFEAERWIWDWKKMFELEVHVMIFGSPKLDFYETDFGWGRPKKIEEISIDRSRAISLTESRDFKGGIEVGIALPKNQMEVFSSLFIEGLQILQ